ACCTCCGAACACCGGCAACACGATCACGAACACCAACGCGCTGCCGACGGCCAGCGCCGAGCCGAACAAGAAGATTCGCCCGCTCCAACGATGCAGCGCCAGCGAACGTCGGCGCAGGCTCGGCGAAAACTGCAGCGGCCCGGTGATGAGAAACAGCAGTCCGCCGGCCAGGTGCACGAGCGTGAGCCAGGGACGCCGGGCGTAGCGCACATTGAATTCGTCCAACGGCTCGACGCTGAGCGAAGTCCCCAGCAGCACCTCGACGACGAAGACACCGCGCAGGACGATGCTGAGCAGCGCGACCAGCGATAAGATCAGGACCAGGGCCGATCCCAACCGCGCGAGCCGTCGGAGCGAAGCCTGTGAGGTCATAGAGTTCGTGGCCGACGCCTGAGACCGAAGCCGCCGGGCGGGCATCGCAAGCCGTGTGGCGGTGACCAGCAAAACGACCCCGTGTGCCCCCCGGCCCGGTGTCACCTTTGGTAGCAAAACGGCCGGCAATT
The sequence above is a segment of the Pirellulales bacterium genome. Coding sequences within it:
- a CDS encoding DUF2306 domain-containing protein — translated: MTSQASLRRLARLGSALVLILSLVALLSIVLRGVFVVEVLLGTSLSVEPLDEFNVRYARRPWLTLVHLAGGLLFLITGPLQFSPSLRRRSLALHRWSGRIFLFGSALAVGSALVFVIVLPVFGGFSATAGTSLGAVLFIIALAEAWRCIRRRDVRSHREWMLRAYAIGLGIATFRILLALFTAPPLAVPFVEAWDTVAWLGFVLNLIVAETWINLSRAG